In Equus asinus isolate D_3611 breed Donkey unplaced genomic scaffold, EquAss-T2T_v2 contig_803, whole genome shotgun sequence, a single genomic region encodes these proteins:
- the LOC139044365 gene encoding uncharacterized protein gives MTGIPTPASGLGVSIPPAPEKQQRRAAEPRRPRRLEGAPPTPPPPRPESSAEAFSPKGKGCLSPPSNAPASALTPALPDAEGAEAQPPGPGRRACFTSGVQQSRFRFNAYLASASGGHHSALPAPGYHRNAPASSSSSPQLLLDPPHSSKAAAAATAAGAAETKRRRRRRRSVGPRLRQERWRGLPLPRPVVHRLPPPRRRRLLAAKTHLRWGPVAKAVYVV, from the coding sequence ATGACCGGGATACCAACACCCGCCTCCGGCTTGGGAGTCTCAATCCCACCAGCTCCGGAGAAGCAACAGAGGAGGGCGGCTGAGCCGCGGCggcccaggaggctggagggagcgccccccacgccacccccaccccggcctgAGTCTAGCGCCGAAGCCTTCTCCCCAAAGGGAAAAGGATGCCTCTCGCCGCCAAGCAACGCGCCAGCCTCAGCCCTCACGCCAGCGCTTCCCGACGCAGAGGGCGCGGAGGCCCAGCCGCCGGGACCCGGGAGACGGGCTTGTTTTACCTCAGGGGTTCAGCAGTCACGGTTTCGCTTCAATGCCTACTTGGCTTCAGCGAGCGGAGGGCACCACTCTGCGCTCCCGGCGCCCGGTTACCACAGAAATGCACCGGCCTCGTCGTCGTCGTCACCGCAGCTGCTGCTGGATCCTCCCCACAGCTCGAAggccgctgccgccgccaccgccgcagGAGCCGCGGAAACAAagcgccgccgtcgccgccgccgttCTGTGGGGCCGAGGCTCAGGCAAGAGAGGTGGCGCGGCCTCCCTCTGCCGCGTCCCGTCGTCCACCGGCTCCCTCCGCCGCGGCGCAGGCGCTTATTGGCCGCGAAGACACACCTTCGTTGGGGGCCTGTTGCTAAGGCGGTCTACGTCGTTTGA